The following proteins are encoded in a genomic region of Streptomyces collinus Tu 365:
- a CDS encoding DUF4396 domain-containing protein, translating to MDHSEHRHHERHENHESHESHESHEELGPRGHGRREQDAQHEHPHVHHQHSAGTSWRTAAQATLHCLTGCAIGEVLGMVVGTAAGLGNAGTVVVSIALAFVFGYALTMRGVLRAGLPVRQALKVALAADTMSIAVMELIDNTVMVGVPGAMDAGLSQALFWISLAVSLVLAFALTTPVNRWMIGRGMGHAVVHAYH from the coding sequence ATGGATCACAGTGAGCACAGGCACCACGAGAGGCACGAAAACCACGAGAGCCACGAGAGCCACGAGAGCCACGAGGAGCTTGGACCCCGCGGGCACGGGCGCCGCGAACAGGACGCGCAGCACGAGCACCCGCACGTACACCACCAGCACTCCGCCGGCACCTCCTGGCGCACGGCCGCCCAGGCGACGCTGCACTGCCTGACCGGTTGCGCCATCGGCGAGGTGCTGGGCATGGTCGTCGGCACGGCGGCCGGGCTGGGCAACGCGGGCACCGTCGTCGTCTCGATCGCCCTGGCCTTCGTCTTCGGCTACGCGCTCACGATGCGGGGCGTCCTGCGCGCCGGACTCCCCGTGCGGCAGGCGCTGAAGGTCGCGCTGGCCGCGGACACGATGTCGATCGCGGTGATGGAGCTGATCGACAACACGGTGATGGTGGGCGTCCCCGGCGCCATGGACGCGGGCCTGTCGCAGGCGCTGTTCTGGATCTCGCTCGCGGTGTCCCTGGTCCTGGCCTTCGCGCTGACGACGCCGGTGAACCGGTGGATGATCGGCCGCGGCATGGGGCACGCGGTGGTGCACGCGTACCACTGA
- the ddaH gene encoding dimethylargininase — MAESRVPRSRRFLVCEPRHFAVQYAINPWMHPDRPVDVDLAREQWQDLIRTYRAHGHTVDSVEPVPGLPDMVFSANAAFVVGGRVFGSLFHAPERRPESLHYDTWFKAAGYAVHRPESVTEGEGDLVWTGRYVLAGTGFRTTREAHREAQEFLGHPVIGLTLVDPYFYHLDTALFVLDEDNIVYYPEAFSPGSREVLRRLFPDAVLATRDDAMAFGLNSVSDGRHVFIAPQAEALSGRLADHGYVPVPVDLSEFHKAGGGIKCCTQEIR, encoded by the coding sequence GTGGCCGAAAGCCGTGTGCCGCGCAGTCGGCGCTTCCTCGTCTGCGAACCCAGACACTTCGCCGTGCAGTACGCGATCAATCCCTGGATGCACCCCGACCGGCCGGTCGACGTCGACCTCGCCCGTGAGCAGTGGCAGGACCTGATCCGCACCTACCGGGCCCACGGCCACACCGTGGACTCGGTGGAGCCGGTGCCGGGCCTGCCCGACATGGTCTTCTCCGCCAACGCGGCCTTCGTGGTCGGCGGCCGGGTCTTCGGCTCCCTGTTCCACGCCCCGGAGCGGCGCCCCGAGTCGCTGCACTACGACACCTGGTTCAAGGCGGCCGGGTACGCCGTCCACCGCCCCGAGTCGGTCACCGAGGGCGAGGGCGACCTGGTGTGGACCGGTCGGTACGTGCTGGCCGGCACCGGGTTCCGCACCACCCGGGAGGCGCACCGGGAGGCGCAGGAGTTCCTGGGGCACCCGGTGATCGGCCTGACCCTGGTGGACCCGTACTTCTACCACCTGGACACGGCCCTGTTCGTCCTCGACGAGGACAACATCGTCTACTACCCGGAGGCGTTCTCGCCGGGCAGCCGGGAGGTGCTGCGGCGCCTGTTCCCGGACGCGGTGCTCGCCACCCGCGACGACGCGATGGCGTTCGGCCTGAACTCCGTGTCCGACGGCCGGCACGTGTTCATCGCGCCCCAGGCCGAGGCGCTGTCCGGGCGCCTGGCCGACCATGGTTACGTCCCCGTCCCCGTCGACCTGTCGGAGTTCCACAAGGCCGGCGGTGGCATCAAGTGCTGCACCCAGGAGATCCGCTGA
- a CDS encoding RDD family protein codes for MAPAHHPAVVQGRPAGIVSRVIAAAVDVLVVLAVVAAVELGWAALGHLLLGPPGGYPDLGFGGGAILGSAVALVYLAGSWGTAGRTAGDHLMGLRVTRRSGARLGPVAAVLRALLYLVFPLGLLWIPVSRRRASVQDLVVDSTVVHDWYGRSRTSAHPPRG; via the coding sequence ATGGCGCCCGCGCACCACCCGGCGGTCGTCCAGGGACGACCGGCCGGGATCGTCTCGCGGGTGATCGCGGCGGCGGTCGACGTCCTCGTGGTCCTCGCCGTCGTCGCGGCCGTCGAACTCGGCTGGGCGGCGCTCGGCCATCTGCTCCTCGGCCCGCCCGGCGGGTACCCCGACCTGGGTTTCGGAGGCGGCGCGATCCTCGGCTCCGCCGTCGCGCTCGTCTACCTGGCGGGCAGCTGGGGCACCGCCGGGCGCACCGCCGGCGACCATCTGATGGGCCTGCGGGTCACCCGCAGGTCCGGGGCGCGGCTCGGACCGGTCGCCGCCGTGCTGCGGGCGCTGCTGTATCTGGTCTTCCCGCTGGGCCTGCTGTGGATCCCGGTCAGCCGGCGCCGGGCGTCCGTCCAGGACCTCGTGGTGGACAGCACCGTGGTGCACGACTGGTACGGGCGCTCCCGGACCTCCGCACACCCTCCGCGTGGCTGA
- a CDS encoding DUF6153 family protein — MRSTGQQPPRPPRRPWRALLVLAVLAGLFGMHALAPGGGTAHAAHAGSPHQGTVLTAQDDCPGGDGHCGDHRPHHADPTCASGAVTGAPQPPVLVPDPLADPVPAGAPRTCTAGAPDGARAPPSLAELQLLRI; from the coding sequence ATGCGCAGCACCGGACAGCAGCCCCCGCGACCGCCCCGGCGGCCGTGGCGTGCGCTGCTCGTCCTCGCGGTACTGGCCGGCCTGTTCGGCATGCACGCGCTGGCCCCCGGCGGCGGCACCGCCCACGCCGCGCACGCCGGCTCCCCGCACCAGGGGACCGTGCTCACCGCCCAGGACGACTGCCCCGGAGGCGACGGCCACTGCGGGGACCACCGTCCCCACCACGCCGATCCCACCTGCGCGTCCGGCGCGGTCACCGGCGCACCCCAGCCGCCCGTGCTCGTCCCCGACCCGCTGGCCGACCCGGTGCCGGCCGGTGCACCGCGAACCTGCACGGCGGGCGCACCCGACGGCGCCCGCGCGCCACCCTCCCTGGCGGAACTCCAACTCCTGCGGATCTAG
- a CDS encoding zf-HC2 domain-containing protein, with protein sequence MSASVEDCRAYRDLLAGHALKLLTPLEAAAVVPHLAVCAACRDEYDCLAAVAGHLATLREALTDDGSERRPRHRPERRCRRDGSARKTLAGSLTLSQWVDRMAYVR encoded by the coding sequence ATGTCCGCTTCCGTCGAGGACTGCCGCGCGTACCGCGACCTGCTGGCCGGTCACGCCCTGAAGCTGCTGACGCCCCTGGAGGCCGCGGCCGTGGTCCCGCACCTGGCGGTCTGCGCCGCGTGCCGCGACGAGTACGACTGCCTCGCCGCCGTGGCCGGCCACCTGGCCACCCTGCGCGAGGCCCTGACCGACGACGGCTCCGAGCGGCGGCCGCGCCATCGCCCGGAGCGCCGATGCCGCCGCGACGGCTCGGCCCGCAAGACCCTGGCCGGCTCGCTCACGCTGTCCCAGTGGGTGGACCGCATGGCGTACGTGAGGTGA
- a CDS encoding DUF305 domain-containing protein: MTVRTLTRRTALAVVAGAASLVLAACGADGGDAGAHAAHGGSAATGAPGAATHNAQDVAFAQGMIPHHRQALEMARLAAGRASSPEVKDLAARIEKAQAPEIRTMTGWLKGWHEQVPAAGTDHAGHTGRDGMAGMPGMDHANHGGATGTPGAARMPGMMGDDDMAALRKATGRDFDTRFLSLMVEHHQGAVAMAATERGKGAYGPAKRAAAAIATAQSAEIAEMKRLLGESAG, from the coding sequence ATGACCGTCCGTACCCTGACACGCCGCACCGCCCTCGCCGTGGTGGCCGGCGCCGCGTCCCTCGTCCTCGCCGCCTGCGGCGCCGACGGCGGCGACGCGGGAGCCCACGCGGCCCACGGCGGGTCCGCCGCCACCGGCGCGCCCGGCGCCGCGACCCACAACGCCCAGGACGTGGCCTTCGCGCAGGGCATGATCCCGCACCACCGGCAGGCCCTGGAGATGGCACGCCTCGCCGCCGGCCGGGCCTCCTCGCCCGAGGTGAAGGACCTGGCCGCGCGCATCGAGAAGGCACAGGCCCCGGAGATCCGCACCATGACCGGCTGGCTGAAGGGCTGGCACGAGCAGGTCCCCGCGGCCGGCACCGACCACGCCGGCCACACGGGCCGGGACGGCATGGCCGGCATGCCCGGCATGGACCACGCGAACCACGGCGGCGCGACCGGCACGCCCGGTGCGGCCCGCATGCCCGGCATGATGGGCGACGACGACATGGCCGCCCTGAGGAAGGCCACCGGCAGGGACTTCGACACCCGGTTCCTGTCCCTGATGGTCGAACACCACCAGGGCGCCGTCGCGATGGCGGCCACCGAGCGCGGCAAGGGCGCGTACGGCCCCGCCAAGCGCGCGGCGGCCGCCATCGCGACCGCTCAGAGCGCCGAGATCGCGGAGATGAAGAGGCTGCTCGGCGAGAGCGCGGGCTGA
- a CDS encoding response regulator transcription factor, giving the protein MTIRVLLADDQALLRGTFRMLFDSADDMETVGEASNGREAVELAAAERPDVVLMDIRMPELDGLDATRLISETDDLAAVKVLILTTFENDEYVAQALRAGASGFLGKGARPEELLDAVRTVAAGEALLSPGATRALITRFLAQPEPCTTVVHERLECLTPRERDVTRLVALGQSNEEIAERLFVSPLTAKTHVNRAMTKLAARDRAQLVVIAYQCGLVSTTTEPAGYCARSTQD; this is encoded by the coding sequence GTGACGATCCGGGTACTGCTGGCCGACGACCAGGCACTGCTGCGCGGCACCTTCAGGATGCTGTTCGACTCCGCCGACGACATGGAGACGGTGGGGGAGGCGTCGAACGGCAGGGAGGCCGTGGAGCTGGCCGCGGCCGAGCGGCCCGACGTGGTCCTCATGGACATCCGGATGCCGGAGCTCGACGGTCTGGACGCCACGCGTCTGATCAGCGAGACCGACGATCTCGCGGCGGTGAAGGTGCTCATCCTGACCACCTTCGAGAACGACGAGTACGTCGCCCAGGCGCTGCGCGCGGGCGCGAGCGGGTTCCTCGGCAAGGGCGCGCGGCCCGAGGAGCTGCTCGACGCCGTCCGCACGGTCGCGGCCGGCGAGGCGTTGCTGTCGCCCGGGGCCACCCGGGCGCTGATCACACGCTTCCTGGCCCAGCCGGAGCCCTGCACGACCGTGGTGCACGAGCGGCTGGAGTGCCTGACCCCCCGCGAGCGGGACGTGACCCGGCTGGTCGCCCTCGGGCAGTCGAACGAAGAGATCGCCGAACGCCTGTTCGTCAGCCCGCTGACCGCGAAGACGCACGTCAACCGGGCCATGACCAAGCTGGCCGCCCGCGACCGGGCCCAGCTCGTCGTCATCGCGTACCAGTGCGGACTGGTCAGCACGACGACGGAGCCCGCCGGCTACTGCGCCCGCAGTACCCAGGACTGA
- the rocD gene encoding ornithine--oxo-acid transaminase produces the protein MTAPARTRTSDDLIRAEEPVLAHNYHPLPVVVARAEGSWVEDVEGRRYLDMLAGYSALNFGHRHPALIEAAHRQLDLLTLTSRAFHNDRLAGFAERLAALTGLDMVLPMNTGAEAVESGVKVARKWAYDVKGVPADRATIVVAAGNFHGRTTTIVSFSTDEQARAGFGPFTPGFRVVPYNDLAALEAAVDETTAAVLLEPIQGEAGVIIPDEGYLAGVRELTRRKGCLFVADEIQSGLGRTGRTLAVEHEDVVPDVLLLGKALGGGIVPVSAVVARREVLGVLHPGEHGSTFGGNPLAAAVGTAVVELLETGEFQRRAAELGLVLRGGLTELVGKGVTGFRSRGLWAGVDVDPALGTGREISERLMREGVLVKDTHGSTIRLAPPLTISADELRSALGALEKVLTEGS, from the coding sequence ATGACCGCACCCGCGCGCACGCGTACGTCCGACGACCTCATCCGGGCGGAGGAGCCGGTCCTCGCGCACAACTACCACCCGCTGCCCGTGGTCGTCGCCCGGGCCGAGGGGTCCTGGGTCGAGGACGTCGAGGGCCGCCGCTACCTGGACATGCTGGCGGGCTACTCGGCGCTGAACTTCGGTCACCGGCACCCCGCGCTGATCGAGGCCGCGCACCGCCAGCTGGACCTGCTGACGCTGACCTCGCGGGCCTTCCACAACGACCGGCTCGCCGGGTTCGCCGAGCGGCTCGCCGCGCTCACCGGCCTCGACATGGTGTTGCCGATGAACACCGGCGCCGAGGCGGTGGAGAGCGGCGTCAAGGTGGCCCGCAAGTGGGCGTACGACGTGAAGGGCGTCCCCGCCGACCGGGCCACGATCGTGGTGGCGGCGGGGAACTTCCACGGCCGTACGACGACCATCGTCAGCTTCTCCACCGACGAGCAGGCCCGGGCGGGCTTCGGCCCCTTCACACCGGGGTTCCGGGTCGTGCCGTACAACGACCTGGCCGCGCTGGAGGCGGCGGTCGACGAGACGACCGCCGCGGTGCTGCTGGAGCCCATCCAGGGCGAGGCCGGGGTGATCATCCCGGACGAGGGCTATCTGGCGGGGGTGCGCGAGCTGACCCGCCGCAAGGGCTGTCTGTTCGTCGCGGACGAGATCCAGTCCGGTCTCGGCCGCACCGGCCGCACGCTCGCCGTCGAGCACGAGGACGTCGTCCCGGACGTGCTGCTGCTCGGCAAGGCGCTCGGCGGCGGCATCGTGCCGGTGTCGGCGGTGGTGGCCCGGCGCGAGGTGCTCGGTGTGCTGCACCCGGGCGAGCACGGCTCCACCTTCGGCGGCAACCCGCTCGCCGCGGCGGTCGGCACGGCGGTGGTCGAGCTGCTGGAGACCGGGGAGTTCCAGCGCCGGGCGGCCGAGCTCGGACTCGTGCTGCGCGGCGGCCTGACCGAGCTGGTCGGCAAGGGTGTGACCGGCTTCCGCTCGCGTGGCCTGTGGGCGGGTGTCGACGTCGACCCGGCGCTCGGCACGGGCCGGGAGATCAGCGAGCGCCTGATGCGGGAGGGCGTGCTGGTCAAGGACACGCACGGCTCCACGATCCGGCTGGCGCCCCCGCTGACCATCTCGGCCGACGAGCTGCGCTCCGCGCTCGGCGCGCTGGAGAAGGTGCTCACCGAGGGCAGCTGA
- a CDS encoding sensor histidine kinase, protein MAAIGGGGNGRWLTSGMRNALGATGLFVLSVVAASIVPHEHRFSLRWPALLLAALGCFALLWRRRHPFTVAAVAVACGVGFQLLGFRESPLVTSPIIVSVYTVAARTDRRTAWTMAAASAALLVGADVLHAPDSWLEPDNAALLAWTALPAAVGDGVRSRRAYVAAVEERAEHAERTREQEARQRVAAERVRIARELHDVVAHHIALINAQAGVAVHLGERRPGQILAALTDIQETSRSALDELRVTVGLLRQSDDPEAPRDPIPGLAEVPALLASFERAGLAVRQTRDGVVEPLAPAVDLAAYRIVQEALTNVRKHAAADHARLFLHYRPQWLTITVEDDGRAGPHEPRAGTGHGLIGMRERAASVGGRLTARARPEGGFTVTAELPLRPGSATGEPVPDGLLEERRA, encoded by the coding sequence ATGGCGGCGATCGGCGGTGGCGGGAACGGACGGTGGCTGACGAGCGGGATGCGCAACGCGCTGGGGGCGACCGGACTGTTCGTGCTGTCGGTCGTGGCCGCGTCCATAGTCCCGCACGAGCACCGCTTCTCGCTGCGCTGGCCCGCCCTGCTGCTCGCCGCGCTCGGCTGCTTCGCCCTGCTCTGGCGCCGCAGGCACCCCTTCACCGTGGCGGCGGTGGCGGTCGCCTGCGGGGTCGGGTTCCAGCTCCTCGGATTCCGCGAGAGCCCGCTGGTGACCAGCCCCATCATCGTGTCCGTCTACACGGTCGCGGCCCGCACCGACCGGCGGACCGCCTGGACCATGGCCGCGGCCTCGGCCGCCCTGCTGGTCGGGGCGGACGTCCTGCACGCGCCGGACTCCTGGCTCGAGCCGGACAACGCCGCCCTGCTGGCCTGGACCGCCCTGCCGGCGGCGGTGGGGGACGGGGTGCGCTCGCGCCGCGCCTACGTGGCGGCCGTGGAGGAACGGGCCGAGCACGCCGAGCGGACCCGGGAGCAGGAGGCCCGGCAGCGGGTGGCGGCCGAACGGGTGCGCATCGCGCGCGAACTGCACGACGTCGTCGCCCACCACATCGCGCTGATCAACGCGCAGGCCGGTGTCGCCGTCCACCTGGGGGAGCGGCGCCCCGGCCAGATACTCGCCGCGCTGACGGACATCCAGGAGACCAGCCGCTCCGCCCTCGACGAACTGCGCGTCACCGTGGGTCTGTTGCGGCAGTCCGACGATCCCGAGGCACCGCGCGACCCGATCCCCGGCCTGGCCGAGGTGCCGGCCCTGCTGGCCTCCTTCGAGCGGGCGGGGCTCGCCGTACGGCAGACCCGCGACGGCGTCGTGGAGCCCCTGGCACCGGCGGTGGACCTGGCCGCCTACCGCATCGTGCAGGAGGCCCTGACCAACGTGCGCAAGCACGCGGCGGCCGACCACGCCCGCCTGTTCCTGCACTACCGCCCGCAGTGGCTGACCATCACGGTCGAGGACGACGGGCGGGCCGGGCCGCACGAGCCTCGCGCGGGGACCGGCCACGGGCTCATCGGCATGCGTGAGCGTGCGGCCAGCGTGGGCGGCCGGCTCACCGCGCGGGCGCGGCCCGAGGGCGGCTTCACCGTGACCGCGGAACTGCCGCTGCGACCGGGCTCGGCGACCGGCGAGCCGGTGCCGGACGGACTGCTGGAGGAGAGACGGGCGTGA